The nucleotide sequence TTCTTTGTTGTTTCACGATACAAATAGTTTAAATATGCTGAGGTCGATTTCATTTAAAATCCAATCGTTAATAGCAACACACGTACCTATAAATCAATCGTATCTTGTTCGTTCGTTTTTTTCGCCAGTATGAATTCGTATTTTAAACTCACTATTTGCGTATTCGTGATCTTACAATGTTTACACATCCATACCGTGCACTCAAAAGACGTTCATGACATTGTAAAGGAGGCTGACAAAGATGGCGATGGAAAACTCAATCAGGCGGAATCTCTTGCTTATCTCACTAAAACTCTTCCCCCTAATTTATCACAAGAAACGATAAAAGCTGAAATTGCCAAGTTGGATAAGAATCACGATGGATTTTTGACAGCCGAAGAAATCGATCCTCCCAAGAATTCAAAGGATGTTCATGACATTGTAAAGGAGGCTGACAAAGATGGCGATGGAAAACTCAATCAGGCCGAATCTCTCGCTTATCTCACTAAAACTCTCCCTAATTTGTCACAAGAAACGATAAAAGCTGAAATCACCAAGTTGGATAAGAATCACGATGGGTTTTTGACAGCCGAAGAAATCGATCCTCCCTCATTCACAACGACAACGACTAAACCAAAATCGCAAGGATAATAATTATCTACGAAGCTCAACGTTTTCCTAAATTATGTTGGTAAAGTGAATTTAGAtagttttttttagtttttttttttcattttaatgtcaTTTTATCAAGATATTGTACTCTTATAGTCGATTAATTTGCAAATGAATCTAAAAAATGATTGTTATTCATCATcaatacaaaaatgaataattctcgtacctaattgtttttttttcactttttacaataaaaaaataggcGAACATTACTAAAAACACaataaaactgttcaaaacagcatgaaaattattatcaaaggACTAAGGACTAATTCAAGTTTAAtgaaatgtaattaaaattgtTAATTGTTTCGAATTATGAATATGTAACACAGTAAAAATTGGTTATAGAGTCGTGATAGGTAtacgaatgatgaaaaatacattctaaTTTTACTTATCGTATCACAAAAGTTACAGAGATGAAGCTGAAATCATTTGAAATGCCTTGAAAAGAGGAAAGAAACAATCGAAATGGTTCAACATGTGacattaatttgtaaaaatttctaatttaatatgatcggaaaatgaaaaaaaaaagtagttcaTCAATAGAGTAAGTGAAAATAACACCATAATAACGTCTCGAAAGGTTTATTCTCATGAAATTATGAGCTTATCAGTGGATTTCTAGAGtgatattcttttttttttttttttgggtgtttataattacaagattattacacccgtaaaaaAGGGGGTAATATATTCGACTGAACCTTAAGTCCACGAAATTATGGGCACTTGATTCCCTAGTAAATATTAGAATTGTGTGAGCGTTGGAGAAGATTAGGGAACTAGATACCAGgtaggtatggaaatacgccattttcggttatagatttcgtagttttgacggtgatgtgattttttcatttcagttgtataatgaaatggaatcaaaaaaatggtgggaaaatgtttattttgtgtattaaaatgaatatgaagtaaaaaaataatgtaaagtggcggtattattaataaactgagtccttaaaaatttttttctataaccaaagatgGCGCATTTCCATACCTCCTTAGAGAAGATTGTTTAGCtagaataggtaagtaaaattttttatattttggtaatttcatcAAGAGAAGTCCTTGCAGGGACAAAAATGCGAATTTCTCTGGCATGTCACAAAATCCAacaggcaaaaaaaaaggtctcacCAAGGCTTGTGCTCAATTTTTCTCAAGGAAAAAaccttctgaaatttcagaaaaattaagcaaaaaaagtgtgaaaaagtgttagaaacattttaaaactacataaaaactcgaaaaacttcattaaaatcAGTTAAAAATGATAACTTTATCCAATATGCTCCGATCACAATAACCGATGGAATTTCCATACACgtaattagataggtataaaATATCGGGACCGAACGAttttaataacaataataagCGATTGATAACATTAACCGTGATAATAATATAGGCGGCTTTCGCTGTATCAAGAATGTGAGGCATTATTCAACGAACTGTCGATAAGGGAACGTATTAATTAggtct is from Planococcus citri chromosome 1, ihPlaCitr1.1, whole genome shotgun sequence and encodes:
- the LOC135835939 gene encoding uncharacterized protein LOC135835939; protein product: MNSYFKLTICVFVILQCLHIHTVHSKDVHDIVKEADKDGDGKLNQAESLAYLTKTLPPNLSQETIKAEIAKLDKNHDGFLTAEEIDPPKNSKDVHDIVKEADKDGDGKLNQAESLAYLTKTLPNLSQETIKAEITKLDKNHDGFLTAEEIDPPSFTTTTTKPKSQG